The genomic segment CGGTCAAGTGTGGATCGACTACCGGACGAAGGCAGATTCCGTCGAGCTGGCCGCCCGGCCGGCGATCGCCGAGGAAGAGCTGCGGAGCTCGCTGCCGGCGGCGCTAAGGGACTTCGCCATGCCGCAAGTGACCAATGCGGGAGAAGAGACGCCCGGCGGCGAGCGATTGCCGGAAGGCGCATTCGAAGCCGAGGTCGAGCTGGCGGAGGGCGTCACATCCACGATTCGAGGAACGTTCGAATCGGTCGCCTATACGGCAAGCGACAAGGATTTAGCGTGGCAGTCGAGCACCGGTCTTCCCGTTTACAGGTTCAAGGAAAGCCACAGCGAGACCAAGGACGGATCGCTGCAGACCTCTATCAGCTTTGTTATTCCGTCATCCGCTTCGGCTTCGGCCCGCGGCATTCAGGGCGCCTCGGTCGGCGGCATCGCGATCACGCTGAGCGGGCTGATCAAGTTCGGGGAAGCGGGTTTCAAGGGTTGGTCGGCGGCCAAAGCGGGGCAGGATACGCTGGCGAACTACCGGCGCGCCCAGGATCTGCTGAAGGCGGCCGAGGCAATATGCGAGCCCGAGGCCAGAGAATATTACACGGGATTCGCCAAAGAAGTGGTCTTCGAGGTTAACGCCCACTTTACGGTGTCCAACATGCTGAAGGTCGTCAAAAACTTCGGCAAGATCGATAAAGGACCCGGCGTGCTGTTCAGCGCCGCGAGCGAGTATGCTTCCATGACGTTCAAGGAAGTCGAAAACAACGATATGGACGAACTCGAAGAACATATTAAAAAGTATACGTGCAAGCTGAAGCCTTATCCGCCGACGGATCGCAAGGATCCGCCTGCGGCATCGCCCAAGTACATCTGGGATCCGAGCGGTTACGTGTACGAAGGCATGCCGTCCAATCGCGTAGAAGGAGCGACCGCTACGGTCATGGAGCTGGTCGGCGACGTATGGACTGTATGGGACAGCGAGTGGTACGGACAAGAGAATCCGCAGTCGACCGACCGGGAGGGCCGGTACGGATGGGACGTACCTGAGGGCAAGTGGAAGGTTCGCTACGAGAAGGATGGCTACGAGACGGCATACAGCGATGCGCTGGACGTACCGCCGCCGCAGCTCGAGGTCAACGTGCCGATCGTTTCCTATGCAGCCCCCGAGGTTCAAGCGGTGCATCCGGCCCCTGGCGGCGCGGGCGTGACCGTTTACTTTACCAAACCGGTGAACGTCGACACGCTCGAAGGCGCGTTCGCGCTGAAGGATTCGGGGGCTGCGAATATCGATGGAACGATCGAGGCCAAAGATATATATACGAGCAAAGACGGACTGTCGCTCGCAATGGCGGCGGAATTCGTTCCCGGGACCGCGCTTCGGATCGGGGAAGGCTATACCTTGACGGTGCGCGGCACGGTGCAGAGCTATGCGCGCGTCCCGATTGGCGAAGACTGGGAAGCGACATTTACGGTGGAAGCCTCGGACTCGACGCCGCCGGCGGATGTCTCGGCGCTCGCAGGCGGAATGACGGACGAAGGCGTCGTGCTGACATGGCGCGATCCGTCCGACAAGGATCTTGCAGCCGTGAACATTTACTGGAAAAAAGCTGCGGACGCAGCGTACGGCTACCCTGTCACGGTGTCCGCCGGAACGATGTGGGGAGCCGTGCCCGGATTGGACGCGTCTTCCGCCTATGAATTCAAGGCCGCTGCCGTTGACGAAGCGGGTAATGAAGCGCGCGGCGTTGCATTCAACTGGACGCCGCAGAGCGTTGCGGACTTAACGGCGCCCATGCCGATCTCCGAATTGGCGGCAAAGGCGCAAGGAGACAGTGCGATTCGCATGACTTGGACAGATTCGTCTTCCGTCGATCTGGCGAAGCTGCGTATCGAATGGCGAATCTCCGGTTCAGAAGACAAATACGCGACGGCCGAAGTGGAGAAGGGCAAGGGCGAGTTTACGGCCAATGGTCTGAAGCCGCTCACCGAATACGAGCTCCGCGTATTCGCGGTCGATGCTTCGGGGAATGAATCCAAGCCCGTCGGCGTGTCGGCCTCGACCGGCGCGTCCGGTCAGAGCGGGGGACCAAGCGGATCGGGAGGCGGCGGTCAGACGGATCCGAACGAGGAGACCGGCGATCTCGGAGAAGCCGGCGCGAGCCTGAGCTTCTTCGGCGGCAAGCTCAAGCTGCAGCTGCCGGGCAGCGGCGGTGCGGCCGGCGCAGCTAAAAAGGTGACGGTATCGAAGGCGCAGAATTCGCCGGCACCGGCGGACACCCATCTTCGGCTGCTGTCGGACGTCTATGCCTGGAAGCTTGAAGCGAGTAGCCAGTTGTCCGCCGTCGCCAAGCTGACGATCGCATACGATTCGGCGAAGCTGGATGGCGGCGATATTCGCAAGCTGGGGCTGTACCGTCAAGATGCTGCCGACAAGACGCGGTGGACCTATGTTGGCGGCGTCGTGGACGGCGCGGCCGGCACGGTGGAGGCGGAGTCGACGGAGCCCGGCGCCTATGCGGTGCTCGTCGCCGAGTATACGTTCGGCGATCTGGCCAATCACTGGAGTCGCGGCGATGTCGAGGTGCTGGCGGCGCGCGGGATCGTGACCGGGGATCCGGACGGCTCGTTCCGTCCGAACGGGAAGCTGACGCGGGCGGAGTTCGTGAAGCTGCTGCTGCCGCTATTCGCGGACGCAGAAGCAGACCGCGCATCCTCCGCACCGTTTACCGACGTGCCGCAAGAAGCCTGGTACGCCGAAGCCGTAGAGAAAGCGGCGGCGGCAGGCATTGTGCAGGGCGCGGACGGCAAGTTCAGGCCGACCGATCCGGTCACGCGCGAAGAGATGGCCGTAATGCTGTATCGGGCGCTCGGGATCGTCACGGACGATCTGGATCCCGAGAAGCTGCTGAGCGTATTTAATGACGGCGCTAAAGTGTCGGGCTGGGCGAGGATGCAGGTTGCCTATGCCGTCAAGGCAGGGCTGCTCAAGGGCAGCGGCGGCAGGCTGCATCCGGGCGCGACCGCCACCCGGGCCGAGGCGGCAACCGTGCTGCTCCGCGTCCTGGAAGCGCAAGGAAAGATCATGAAAAAAGAATAGAACGCCGGTTCTAATATGGAAATCGCTTCTCCGTCGCGCACATGACGAAGGAGCGATTTTTTTGGTTGCTATGACTCGGCTTTGCGAAGTCATGACCTGCATGACAAAAGCGATGACGGCTGTTCACTAGTGGAAACGACGACTAAAACTTACGCTAGAAATAGCCATTATTGAAAATAAGGAGAATGATCCGACATGATCGCAGCATCAGCTCAAAGAACGATACACAATCCGCAGATCGGTGACGTCGTTACCTTTCTGACGACGACCCAGGAATCGGGCGGCGCTTACGAGTGGGTAGAGGTCCGCCTTCAACCCGGAGGCGGCACGCCCTTGCACTACCATACGACGTTCGAGGAGGAGTTCGAAGCGCTGGACGGCAGGCTGTCGCTTGACTGCGACGGCAGGACGCTGCTGCTGACGCCTGGCCAGAAGGCAGTGGCGCCTCTGGGCTCGAAGCATCGCTTTTACAACCAGGAGAAGACAGAGATCGTGTTCCGCGTGAAGGTGCTTCCGGCTCGCAGCTTCGAGAAGTTTCTGCGCATGCAGTACGGTCTCGCCCGCGATGGCAGGACAGGCGCGAACAGCATGCCGAAGAGCATGCTTGAGCTGGCAGTAGTCATCCGCATGGGCGAGAGCTACCTGATCGGTCCGCCGGTCTGGCTGCAGAAGGGCATGTTCGGACTGCTGTACCGGATTGCGCGGTGGCGCGGCGTGGAGCGGAGGCTGCTTGCTCTCTATTGCACGGAGACGGCGGGAAAAGAAGGCGCCGGCGAGCGGTATGCCGGGATCTCCTGACGATCCGATTATCCGCGAGGAGAAGGTGAATGAATATCGATTGGATCATGCAGGGAGCCCCGGCCGCTATCGGCCGGGGCTCTTCGCACAAAAAAACGCGAAGCCCATTAGGACGATGCGCCCGGATTTGGTAAAATAAGCGGACAATCACGATTCCAAGGAGAACCTCATGAAACTCGGCTTCGATATCGACGACACGCTGATCAACCTGCGCGAGCACGCCTTTCATCTATACAACCGGAGGTTGGGCACGCAGGTCGATATCGCGCGCATGCGCGAGCTGAACTGCATCCCCATTCACGAGGCGTTCGGCCTGATCGCGGAAGAAGGCAAGCGGATGTGGGGCGAGCTGCGCGAGGAAATTTACTTCAGCGATTGCCCGGCTTATCCCGACGCGGTAGAAGCGCTGCAGACGCTGGACCGGCAGGGGCACGAGATTTATTACATTACCGCCCGGGCGCAGGGACATTGCGACAAGACGCTTGAATGGCTGACCGCGGCGGGATTCCCGGTGCGTCCGGGCAGATTCTTCTGCGGCATGGGCGACGCGGAAAAGGTTCATGTCATCCGCGACCTCGCGCTCGATTATTATTTCGACGATAAGCCCGCTGTCATCGATACCTTAGCCGCGCTGGCGATGAAGGTATACATCCGCGATCAGCCGTATAACCGGCATTTGGACGCGCCCCGTATTCATTCATGGGGCGAACTGCTGAGCTTGTTGAATATTTCTCCGCTTGAATGACGGGCGTTGGGGGCCGATACCAGCCGCAGAAACAGCGCTTGGGAGGCTTATATGTCGGCTAGCTGGCGTATTGCGTTTTTGTAAAAAGATAGCCCGTATGCGCCTGCCGGCGTACACGGGCCTCTTGCTGTACAGTTTTAGTGCTGTGCCGCGTAAGCCTCGGCTTCTGCTTCGGCGGCCGGATCCATTCGCTCGCGGCTCATAAGTAACGCGGCGGCAAGCGCCAGCACGGCCGGGATCAGGCTCCACATAAAGGTGGCCGAGATCGAGGACGACAGCCCGTCGGTGACCTTTGCCAGCAGGTCGTGCGGAATGTGCGAGCGCGCAGCGGGCTCCATGAGCGCATGCGGGTCGCTTAGGTTGAGCCCGCCGAGCGCGTCGGGTCCGGTATTTCCGCCAGCGCCTCCGTTCGCTGCGGCGCCGCCTAAGGAGCCGGCCCCGTTGTCGCCGGCCGTCGCAGCCGTGCCGTCTGCGGTCGCGCTTCCGCCGAGCGTGCCTCCGCCGAGCGCTTCCGACAGCTTGCGGGCCATGGCGTGGCTCTGGATGATGCCGAACACCGTGATGCCGAGCGTCATCCCCAGCGAGCGCAGGAAGTTCAGCGTCGAGCTGGCGGAGCCGCGCTTGTTGGCGGGCAGGGCGTGGATGGCGGCGTTGCCCAGCACGGAGAAGGTCGCGCCGACGCCGAGCCCGACGAGCACCATGTAGACCGTGACGATCCAGCGCGGCGTATCCGACGTCAGCGTCGTCAGCAGCGCGATGCCGGCGACGAGAATGACGACGTTAGGAATAAGGATCGTACGGTAGGACAGCTTGCTCAGCAGGCTGCCGCCGAGCGTCGCGGTTACGACGGTACCCAGCATCATCGGCAGCAGGACCATGCCCGAATTCGTTGCCGATCCGCCGAGTACGCCTTGCATATAGATGGGAATGTAAACCGACGCGGTAATGAACGCGGCGCCGCTCAGCATGGCGAGCGCATTGCTCGTCGCGTACAGTCTGCTGCGGAACATCGCAAACGAGATGATCGGCTCTACGGCGCGCCGCTCCGCCCATACGAACAGCAGCGCGAGCGCGGCGGCTCCTGCGAACAAACCGAT from the Cohnella hashimotonis genome contains:
- a CDS encoding cupin domain-containing protein, with the translated sequence MIAASAQRTIHNPQIGDVVTFLTTTQESGGAYEWVEVRLQPGGGTPLHYHTTFEEEFEALDGRLSLDCDGRTLLLTPGQKAVAPLGSKHRFYNQEKTEIVFRVKVLPARSFEKFLRMQYGLARDGRTGANSMPKSMLELAVVIRMGESYLIGPPVWLQKGMFGLLYRIARWRGVERRLLALYCTETAGKEGAGERYAGIS
- a CDS encoding 5' nucleotidase, NT5C type; protein product: MKLGFDIDDTLINLREHAFHLYNRRLGTQVDIARMRELNCIPIHEAFGLIAEEGKRMWGELREEIYFSDCPAYPDAVEALQTLDRQGHEIYYITARAQGHCDKTLEWLTAAGFPVRPGRFFCGMGDAEKVHVIRDLALDYYFDDKPAVIDTLAALAMKVYIRDQPYNRHLDAPRIHSWGELLSLLNISPLE
- a CDS encoding MDR family MFS transporter; translated protein: MIRVVRTTQNTGIVIAGLLLSILMASMDNSITATAMGSIIGELGGLDKFVWVTSAYMVAEMAGMPIFGKLSDMYGRKRFFVFGVICFMVGSALCGTADSILQLSLYRAVQGIGAGALVPIAFTIMFDAVPPESRGKLGGLFGAVFGLSSIFGPLLGAYITDHIGWNWIFYINLPLGLIAFAMIAFFYKESAQHDRQVIDWTGAASLVGTIVCLVFAMELGGKTFAWDSAEIIGLFAGAAALALLFVWAERRAVEPIISFAMFRSRLYATSNALAMLSGAAFITASVYIPIYMQGVLGGSATNSGMVLLPMMLGTVVTATLGGSLLSKLSYRTILIPNVVILVAGIALLTTLTSDTPRWIVTVYMVLVGLGVGATFSVLGNAAIHALPANKRGSASSTLNFLRSLGMTLGITVFGIIQSHAMARKLSEALGGGTLGGSATADGTAATAGDNGAGSLGGAAANGGAGGNTGPDALGGLNLSDPHALMEPAARSHIPHDLLAKVTDGLSSSISATFMWSLIPAVLALAAALLMSRERMDPAAEAEAEAYAAQH